The Bacteriovorax sp. PP10 nucleotide sequence GCGATGGAGCTTGAAGAAGCAGCATCTGAAACATCAGCTGTCGTTGAAGCGACTCCTCTTGCAGAAGTCGTAGAGACTAAAGCGCAGGTTCTTGCTTTCGAAAAAGTAGCGCCAGTTGCAGTGGCGACACCATCAACAAATACATCATCAGGCGTGAGTTTTGCGGCCCACGGTCAAATGAGTCTGAATCTGGATTTCATGGTAGGGCAGGAAACTGCAAAGCTTACTATCGATCCGGTGAAAGGCCTTGTAGTTACTTTATCTGGCGTTGAGCTTTGTATCAGCGAAGATTCGGGATGCACTGTCTCGATGGAAAATGGAATGAAATTTACTATTCCGCTGACTTCATCTGCAAATTCTACTAAAAAGAAATCAGCTTAATTTCTTTTTAGTGGAGCATAAGAGCTAAAGTGAGTATAAAAATTCTAGGTGGGTTCGCCCGCGGCCAGATTCTTGACGTTCCAAAGGGTGATTTGATTCGCCCGACATCTATCATGCTCAGAAGAAGAATTTATGATTTTTATCAAGACTTAGGTGATGTCACTTTTGTTGATTTATGTGCTGGTTCCGGAGCGATGGCGTTTGAAGCGTGGTCGAGAGGGGCAAAGCGAGTTTTTATCAATGAAGTGAACCGTCATGTTCTAAAAATTTTAGAAGAAAATAGAGAGAATTTACTGGTTCGCAATCACCATAAAAAAACTGGCGAGATCCACTGTTCATATTTTCCGGCAGAGAAATGGATCAAAACTTTTCGAGCTGAATATGAAAAATTTAGTGAAGCCGAAAAAGGTGAGACGGTTATATTCTTAGATCCTCCTTACTCAGAAAAACATATTTATTTAGATATCGTAAAATTCCTCAAAGAAGAGTCTTGGTATTTTGGTCAACTTTGGATTGAATCAGATCCTAAAAAAGGGTTGAGTCAGGCGCAGATAAGTGAGTTGGGACTTACTCCTGCTAAGGTTTACGAACAAGGCGATAACTTCATCTACGTGACAAATTTTCCACAACAAACCTAAAAAATGCGTTAGCATTTTTACTAGTGATAAAAAAAGGATGAGTCTGACTGCTTTTTTAAGAGTTAGGTTTGTCTCTCTACTAGTTTGAAGGAATTGTATGGAATTGAGCTCTCGTGTAAAAGGCATGGCCGAAAGTGTAACTTTAAAACTCAACTCAAAAGCAGTTGAGCTAAGTGAAGCTGGAGTGCAGGTCTACAATCTGACAGCAGGACAACTTCCATTCCGTCCACCACAAGGTTTTTTAGATGCCATCAGAGATGAACTCGACTTTTTAAAGTCGTATCAATACAGCCCTGTTGCAGGCTTCGTCGATCTTAGAAAAAAAATCGTTCACCACATTGAAGAGACTCGCGGAATTAATTTTTCAGCAGCTGAGCTTGATGGTGAAGCTTTTGATTGTGTTATTTCTAACGGTGCCAAACACTCGATCTCAAATATTTTAGGTGCCATTGTTGATCCAGGAGATGAAGTCATTATCATCGCACCTTACTGGATTTCTTACCCTGAAATGATCAAGTTCTGCAGGGGAGTTCCGGTTATTGTTCAATCATCAATCTTTGATGTTTTTACACCGCCACTTCAAGAAATTAGAAAAGCTATTTCAGAAAAAACCAAAGCAATCATCATTAATAGCCCGAACAATCCAGCTGGTGTTCACTACTCAAATGAGTGGATGAGTGACTTCGCTGATTTACTTTTAGAGTATCCACATGTGGCCGTGATCAGTGATGAAATTTATTTCGAAGTTTGTTATTACGATCCAAAACCAACATATTTTTATCAGAAAAAACCTGAACTATTAAAGCGCACAATCATCGTTGACGGGATCTCAAAGGCCTTCGCTTCAACAGGTCTGCGTATCGGATATTGTGTTGGACCGAAGAATATTTGCAAGGGGATCGAGAACCTTCAAGGACAGTTAACCAGCAGTGCAAACTCACTGGTTCAACGTGCGATGATGAGTTACAACTTCGCCAACTCATCTCAGTTTTTAATTCCAGTTAAAGATCACTTGAGAGACAACGCGACGATTATTCGCGAAAAATTAAAAGATAACAATCTGATGAAATGCTGGTATCAGCCGACTTCAGCTTTTTATTTCATGATCGATTTCACTCAGACACCAGTCTTTAAAAAATACCAAATCGATAAAAACGACAAGACAGACTACGCAGTAAAAATCTGTGAAGACATGTTAAATAGTTTGGGTGTCGTCATAGTTCCAGGGACAGATTTCGGAATGATGAATTCCGCTCGAATTAGTCTGGTACTGCATAAGGAAGTGTTTTCAGAGGCGATTACGAAGATCGTGCACTTCCTGAATCACTAAAGACGGAGAAATATTCCCCTAATATCATGTTGTGCCCTGTGAAGGCATAATATTATGAGGGGTACTTTGATGTCATTTCGCTCTATCAAATCAACATTTCTAATTGCAGTTTTAATGCTGTCGTTTTCTTGTGGGAAAAGTAAAGAGCAAGAAGTTAAAGATGCTATTTTAAGTGCGAATATTTATCTAAGTACAAGACAGTGTCAGCCAGCGATTGATTTACTTGAATCAATGGGAAGACAAAATACTAATGCTCTTTATTTAAAAACTCTATCGACAGGTTATGCATGTAGAGCAGGCTATTCGACAACTTCTTTTTTCGCTGATGATATTTCAAAGACTGCAACTCCATCACCACTTGGTGGAATGACGACTTATAAAACATCACTTGTGACAACGACATCTCCTTTAACCGATGATTCAAGCTTTAGAGATTTACAGACTGCTATTGATATCTTGCTTTATGCTGGAGGAATTGCGGAAACCACAGATCCAAGCGCCTCTGAACGAGCGAAGCATTTTTCTTTTAATCAGGCCGGTGATATTAACTCACAACTTGCTTTTATGATGTTAGTGCAAACTGGAAAATTAATGAAAGTTTATGCTGATACAAATGCTGCTGGCGTGAAAGGTGGTGGAAGTGGATCTAATACGTGTTTTACAGATTACACAACGACAGATCCTTTAGTAAAGGCCTATCTCTTAACAGGTAACACTGGTGTATGCGTAACAGACAATTCTTCTAATACTCAGCTAGCTTTAGGTGTATCAGACCGTCGCAAAAGATTATGTGAAGGGACCGTTTTACTTAATAATATTCTAGATATTCTTCCAAGCGTAATTGCAACAGCGGGTGGGGGAAAGTTGGATGACATCACAACAATCACAACTCAAATTAATGCCAAGAAAGCGGCCCTTGAAGGAATTGATCCAGACTTTACTCCCACAGCAACAGTTTTAAGCCAGACTAATTGTGAAAATGATTCAGATATAGATGAAATAACACTCTCTTCTTATTATGCAGTTTTCTTCGAGAGTTTAGTCAAATAATGAAAAAAACCTTCTTAATTCTATTCATCTTACTGAGTAACACTGAAGTTTTTTCTCAAGAGATTGGTTACATCGGAAGAAGCCCTCGCGCCCAATTAATGGGAGATGCTTACACCGCAATTGCTGATGACGAATACACTTTATTTTATAACCCAGCTTCATTGGGAAGAAATAAAGGCGTATCTCTTACACCGATTAATCCAAGTCTCGGTGGAACTAATGCTATAAAAGATACAGATAGATTCAAAGATTTTCCCAAGAGTGATCCTTCGGCGATTGCCGATAGAATTTTAAATTATCCGGTTTCTCTTCAGGCATCAGTTTTTCCAGGTTTAAAAATGGCAGGATTTGGAATGAGTCTCTTTGCCAGTTCAAAAACGAACATGGTTTTAAGAAATGCCATTCATCCAATCTTAGATGTTGATTACCGTTATGACCGTGGTTTTATCGCTGGATATGCTCATAATATTGGAAGTGGAGCTTTTGCTTCAAGAATCAAAAAATCAGCTAAGCAAAAAATTGTAACCGGGCAGAGAGTTTCATTTGGGATCGCCGTTAAGCATATCAACCGTGAAGGGATGAGTGATCAATACGATCTTTTTGGAACGACACTACTTAATAAGATCAACTCTGGATCAACTAGCATGAGCGATCTTAAAGAGGCCTTAGGTTACTCAAAAGGAAAAGCTTGGGGAGTAGACCTTGGAACAGAGTACGCTTACGCTCGCGGACGCGGCCTTTTCACAGCTGGTTTCTCAATATTAGATATCGGTGACACTCGTTTCAAAAAGACTGAAGGGATTGGAGAAGTTCCCAATCAAGCAATGTCGATCAATACAGGTATCGCTTATAAAGAAGACTTCGGATTATTCGACTACACATTATCCGCAGATCTTCGCCCGTTAAATAGCACCGAAGCCTTCGCACGCAAGTTTCACTTTGGTTCTGAATTCTCTTTTCCTCTCATTACATTGAACGCCGGATGGAGTGAAGGTTATGTTTCTTACGGTGGATCAGTTAAGTTATGGCCAGTAAAACTCACTGCCGGATTCTACGGTATCGAAGTGGGTTCAAAATTCCGTGAACAGGAAGCCAAAAGATTCATTGTTTATATTAGTCTTTTTGACTTTTCTTTCGACATCTAATTCTCTACAATTTTTATCAAGAGACATCGAAATCAAGTAAATTAACTGACTGTTTCGCTCTGTCTTTAATACACGGAGGTATTGTTGAAAAAGACTTATGTACTGGACACTAACGTCCTTCTTTTTGACCCTGCTGCATTTAGAAAATTTGGCAAAAATACAGTCTTTATCCCTCTTATCGTTATCGAAGAAATTGATCGTTTCAAAAAAGATCAAAATGAGAACGGAAGAAATGCGAGAAACTTTTCACGCTTCATTGATGATTTAAGATCTCAAGGTGCACTATCTAATGGTGTAACTCTAGAGAGCGGTGGAACACTTATTGTGTCTGTCGATCTTTACGTAAATGATAAATCACTTCCAATTGATGTAACTTTAAATGACAACTTGATTCTGTCGAGTGCCCTTGCTCTAAAGCTTAAAGGTGAAGACGTTCTTCTTGTTACTAAAGATATCAACCTTCGTTTAAAAGCAGATATCTTAGGTGTTCCGGCAGATGACTACGGTCAGATGGATGTAACGTTTGAAGAGCTTTACTCTGGGCAAAGAACTTTTGAAATCTCTGGTGAGAGATTAAAAGAATATGAAGCCAATCGTTTTCTTGCACTAGATGAAGATGAATCTTTAGGTGTTTTTCCTAACGAATATTTTGTTCTTCAAGAATTTCACAATCCAAGAAGAAGACTTCTGGGAAGATTCCACGCTGGGAAAAAAGGAATTGTTCCTCTAATTTCTCTTCGTGAAGGTATTTGGGGAATTTACCCAAAGAACGTTGAACAACAATTCGCCCTGGATTCTTTATTAAATGATGAGATCGCTCTTGTGTCTCTAGTTGGTAAAGCTGGTACTGGTAAAACATTATTAGCAATCGCAGCTGGTCTTGAAAAAGCAATCGTTCAGGGGAAATACTCTCGTTTACTAGTTTCTCGTCCAATCCAGCCGATGGGACGCGACCTTGGTTATTTACCAGGTGACGTAAATGAAAAGTTAGCTCCATGGATGCAGCCGATTTTTGACAACATGGACTTCCTATTCAACCAGAATAGAAAACAAGCAGGGACTTCATACGAAGAACTTATCAACCAAGGTATGTTACACGTTGAACCTCTGACTTATATCCGTGGTCGCTCGATCCCAGGTCAGTACTTGATTGTCGATGAAGCACAGAACTTGTCTCCGCACGAAGTAAAAACAATTGTTACAAGAGCGGGAGAAGGAACAAAGATCGTATTAACAGGTGACCCTCAGCAGATCGATAGTCCATACCTGGATGAAACGAATAATGGTTTAGCTTACGTTGTTGAACGTTTAAAAACTGAAGATATTATTGCTCACACAACATTAAGAGTAGGTGAGAGATCTCCACTATCAGAAGTGGCCTCAAAACTTCTATAAGGTTTAAATGTCTGATCCGCGACTGCAAAGAAAATTTTTACGTGCTCCCCTTAAATCAACTGCACTATATGTTGATGGGGAGCATGTCTTTAAAGCACGTACACTGAATCTTTCAGAAGGTGGACTGCTGTTATCTGAACTTCCACATATTCCTGAAATCAATTCTCTTCCAATTGCTGTTAACCTGATTCAGTATCCGCGTTTTCAGGGAATGTCGCTTGATGATGTGAAACAACTTTCAACTGATGATTTCGCACGCACAATTATTAAAACGAAAGTGCGTATGGTGAGATCATTTGAAAATCAAAGTAACGTTGATAAAGTTTTTATCAACTTTATTGGATGTGAGTTTTACAATCCTGATCCGGAGTTTAAACTTGCAGTGTTTTCTTATGTAGAAACATTCGCTAAGAACACAGTTTATCTTTTAAGTTTATTTGAATCGCTCGGGAATCGTACTGAGCAATTAGAGCTCTTAAGAAGTGTGGCCCATCTTCTAGGTTATGATCGTCGAATGAAGGTTCCTCTCTTACGAGCGAAGGTTTTACACGATTATCAAAGTCTCGGAAGTCTTTAATAAATCATTCGGTATACAAATAAATTAGACGCAAATTAAGGACTTTGAGAAGTGATGCTCATTTGTAGGGCTATTGTCCGGATAAATTTTCCTCATTCCACTAAGCATAATTTTGCTTATCCATGAAAATACAGGAACTCTTAAGATTGTAAATAAATAATATTAAATAGATACCTACGTATAGGTTTTTCTAAGGTCATAAAATTAATTTTGTTGTTTATATTCCATGAAAATAAACAGGATTCGACGATAATCATAATTACTATGGTTAAAATAAAAACGATTTATCGACATCAGCTATTTACCTTTTTGACCCTCACGCTATCAGTCTTTATAGCAGGATGTGTTCCTAAGAGTAAGATCTCAGTCAATATCCCCAAACTAGGAATAACTGATTTAAGTATCAGTATTACAAATGTTAAAGTCGTTAATCATCAAATCATCATTACTGGACATAATCTAAATACAGTTACTAATTTCAAAATACGTGAAGGTGCAACTAATAATGTCCTTCAGATCGAATCACAAACTAAAACTTCACTTGTGGCCAATACTATTTCGAACGTAACTTTTGCGGCCGGAAGAGTGTTTGATTTTATTTTATCGAATGCTAGTGCAGCTTCAACTTTTACAGTTGATTTCTCTCTTTGTGATTCAACACTTGGTGGAAAGAGCATTGCTTGTAATATTGCACCAACAGACAAACAAGTTTTATCTTATGATGCTGCCACAGGAAAGTGGAGACCTCGTTCGGTAAATGGACTTGGTTATAAAGGAGTATGGGGTTCACTTCCAGCTCTACCGGCAGTCGGAGCATTAGTTCCAGGTGACTATTTTATTATTAATGTTGCTCATGGTGCATTCAACGTTGGGGACTGGATTGTTCTTAATGATGATGGTGTGACATTTGAGCAGGTTGAAAATTCAACAACAATCGTAAGTGTATTTGGTAGAAGCGGAGCTATCGTAGCTACTAAAAACGATTACCACTTAGATTTAATGGGTGATGTCGATTTAACGACGAGTCCTCCGATTGTAGGAGATGGTCTTGTCTATAATGGTGTGAAGTGGGTTGCTGGACCTGTGACTAGTGCCGGAGCAACTGGGGCCGCTGGAGGAGACTTAAGCGGAACTTATCCAAACCCAACAATCGGTAACAATAAAATTACAGATGCTCATATTGCAAACGCTGCGATCTCACAAACAAAGATCAATGGTCTTGCGACATCACTGTCCGGAAAAGAACCAAGCATTACAGCAGCAGCAACTACAACGTATTTTCGTGGCGATAAAACATTTGTCACTTTAAATACAACTGTAGTTGCTGAGGGGACAAATTTATATTTTACAAATGCCAGAGCACTTGGTGTTCCGCTAGCAGGATTTAATAATGCTTTAACGGGACAAGTGGCCGCAACGGATTCAGTACTGCAGGCATTCGGAAGAGTTCAAAATCAAATTAACTCTCTGACTAGTGGTGGATCAAATTATTTAATTAAAAATGCTCCGGATACTTTATCGGGTGCAATCTCTCTTACGAATGTCATCACTGCCACAGGCGCAGGTGACATTGTTGTTAACAGCGTTCCTCTAACAATGACTTCGGCAGTTAATAAAACTTATGCTGATGGAAAATTAGACAAAACTGCAGGTGGAACTGTTGCTGGTGTTGTGACTCTTGATAACGATTTAAAAGTTAAAGGTGGAACGAATTACGTGACAATTAAAGGTCATGCAACTTCTGCCAATTATAATTTAGTACTACCTTCAACAGCTGGTACAGCAGGATATGTTTTATCAACTGATGGAAGTGGAAACACTTCATGGATCACTGCCGCTGGTGGTGGAGCTCCAACTGGAGCTGCAGGTGGAGACTTAAGCGGGACTTATCCAAACCCAACAATCACAGCACTTGATGCTGCTAAAGTTGGTGGTGGAGCCGTTTCAAATACAGAGTTCAGTTATCTTGATGGAGTGACGAGTTCAATTCAAACTCAGTTAACTGCAAAAGAGCCAGCGATCACAGCTGCTGCAACGACAACTTATCTTCGTGGTGATAAAACTTTCGTTACTTTAAATTCAACAGTGGTTCCAGAAGGAACAAATTTATATTTTACAAATGCCAGAGCACTTGGACTTGTCTTAGCTGGTTTCGATAATACGTTAACAGGTCAAGTGGCCGCGACTGATACAATGTTGCAGGCATTCGGAAGAGTTCAAAATCAAATTAATTCACTTTCAAGCGGTGGAACAAATTATTTAATTAAAAATGGCCCGGATACAATCTCTGGAGCGATCACTCTTACAAGTGTGATCTCTGCGACAAGCACAGGGGATTTACTTGTTAATAGTGTTCCTCTTACATCAACATCAGCAGTGAATAAGACTTATGCTGATGGAAAATTAGATAAGACTGCTGGTGGAACAGTTGCTGGAGTGGTGACTCTTGATAATGATTTAAAAGTTAAGGGTGGAACGAATTACGTGACAATTAAAGGTCACGCAACTTCTGCCAATTATAATTTTGTTCTACCTTCAACAGCAGGTACGGCCGGATATGTTTTATCAACTGATGGGAGTGGAAACACTTCATGGGTAACAGTTGGTGGTGGAGGCGCTCCATCAGGAGCTGCAGGTGGAGACTTAAGTGGAACTTATCCAAACCCAACTATCACAGCACTTGATGCTGCTAAAGTTGGTGGTGGAGCCGTTTCAAATACAGAGTTTAGTTATCTTGATGGAGTAACGAGTTCAATTCAAACTCAGTTAACTGCAAAAGAGCCAGCGATCACAGCTGCTGCAACGACAACTTATCTTCGTGGTGATAAAACTTTCGTTACTTTAAATACAACAGTGGTTCCAGAAGGAACAAATTTATATTTTACAAATGCCAGAGCACTAGGACTTGTCTTAGCTGGTTTTGATAATACGCTAACAGGTCAAGTGGCCGCGACTGATACAATGCTGGAAGCATTCGGAAGAGTTCAAAATCAAATTAATTCACTTTCAAGTGGTGGATCAAATTATTTAATTAAAAATGCTCCAGATACTCTTTCAGGGGCCATCTCTCTTACTAACGTGATCACGGCCACAGGCGCAGGTGATATTGTTGTTAACAGCGTTCCCCTAACAATGACTTCTGCAGTTAACAAAACTTATGCTGATGGAAAGTTAGACAAGACCGCTGGCGGGACAGTTGCTGGTGTTGTGACTCTTGATAATGATTTAAAAGTTAAAGGTGGAACGAATTATGTGACGATTAAAGGTCACGCAACTTCTGCCAATTATAATTTAGTCTTGCCTTCAACAGCTGGTACAGCAGGATATGTTTTATCAACTGATGGAAGTGGAAACACTTCATGGATCACTGCCGCTGGTGGTGGAGCTCCAACTGGAGCGGCCGGTGGAGATTTAAGTGGAACTTATCCAAACCCAACAATCACAGCACTTGATGCTGCTAAAGTTGGTGGTGGGGCCGTTTCAAATACAGAGTTTAGTTATCTTGATGGAGTAACGAGCTCAATTCAAACTCAATTAAATGCAAAACTATCTGCTGAAACTGATCCGTCGGTTACAGCTTTCGCCAAGGCCGCTCTGCCAAATTGTTCTGCTGGCCAGGTTTTAAAAGGTGATGGAACAAGTTTAACTTGTGTGACTGATAATGCCGGAGCAGGAGCGTACACAGGTGGAAATAATTTTGTTGTTGTAACAGATGGGTCAGGAGCTCTTAGTGACTCAACTATAACAACTACCAAGTTAGGTTATTTAAGTGGTGTGTCTTCTGACATCCAAACTCAATTAAATGCTAAACAAGCTACGATCAGTAAAACAACTACACAAGATGTAAGTAAGATTCGTATCTATGGCGCGAACGCTACAAATTACGTAGAGCTAACAGCTGCGACATTAACAGGAAACAGAAGTCTTATTTTTCCAGATTCAGATGGAACTAATGGACAAGTTTTATCTACAAATGGTTCAGGTACTTTAAGTTGGTCAACTGTAGGTGGCGGTCCAACTGGAGCTGCTGGTGGAGACTTAAGCGGAACTTATCCAAACCCAACGATCACAGCACTTGATGCTGCTAAAGTTGGTGGTGGTGCCGTTTCAAATACAGAGTTCAGTTATCTTGATGGAGTAACGAGTTCAATTCAAACTCAGTTAACTGCAAAAGAGCCAGCGATCACAGCTGCTGCAACGACAACTTATCTTCGTGGTGATAAAACTTTCGTTACTTTAAATACAACAGTAGTTCCAGAAGGAACAAATTTATATTTTACAAATGCCAGAGCACTAGGACTTGTCTTAACTGGTTTTGATAATACGTTAACAGGTCAAGTGGCCGCGACTGATACAATGTTGCAGGCATTTGGAAGAGTTCAAAATCAAATTAATTCACTTTCAAGTGGTGGATCAAATTATTTAATTAAAAATGGCCCGGATACTTTATCTGGTGCAATCACTCTTACTAATGTTATTACAGCATCAGGTGCAGGGGATATTATTGTTAACAGTGTTCCTCTAACAATGACTTCGGCAGTTAACAAAACTTATGCTGATGGAAAGTTAGATAAGGCCGCTGGTGGAACAGTTGCTGGAGTTGTGACTCTTGATAATGATTTAAAAATTAAAGGTGGATCAAACTACGTGACGATTAAAGGTCATGCCACTTCTGCTGCTTATAATTTAGTATTACCATCTAGTGCTGGAACAGCAGGATATGTTTTATCAACTGATGGAAGTGGAAACACTTCATGGATCACTGCCGCTGGTGGTGGAGCTCCAACTGGAGCGGCCGGTGGAGATTTAAGTGGAACTTATCCAAACCCAACAATCACAGCACTTGATGCTGCTAAGGTTGGTGGTGGGGCCGTTTCAAATGCAGAGTTCAGTTATTTAGACGGAGTGACAAGTTCAATTCAAACTCAGTTAGCTGCAAAACAAGCTACGATCAGTAAAACAACTACACAAGACGTAAGTAAAATTCGTATCTATGGTGCCAATGCTACAAATTACGTAGAGCTTTCAGCTGCGACATTAACTGGAAATAGAAGTCTTATTTTTCCAGACTCAGATGGAACTACCGGACAAGCTTTAACGACAAATGGTTCTGGTGTATTAAGCTGGACAACAGTAAGTGGTGGTGGTGCTCCGACTGGAGCTGCAGGTGGAGACTTAAGCGGAA carries:
- a CDS encoding beta strand repeat-containing protein, producing the protein MVKIKTIYRHQLFTFLTLTLSVFIAGCVPKSKISVNIPKLGITDLSISITNVKVVNHQIIITGHNLNTVTNFKIREGATNNVLQIESQTKTSLVANTISNVTFAAGRVFDFILSNASAASTFTVDFSLCDSTLGGKSIACNIAPTDKQVLSYDAATGKWRPRSVNGLGYKGVWGSLPALPAVGALVPGDYFIINVAHGAFNVGDWIVLNDDGVTFEQVENSTTIVSVFGRSGAIVATKNDYHLDLMGDVDLTTSPPIVGDGLVYNGVKWVAGPVTSAGATGAAGGDLSGTYPNPTIGNNKITDAHIANAAISQTKINGLATSLSGKEPSITAAATTTYFRGDKTFVTLNTTVVAEGTNLYFTNARALGVPLAGFNNALTGQVAATDSVLQAFGRVQNQINSLTSGGSNYLIKNAPDTLSGAISLTNVITATGAGDIVVNSVPLTMTSAVNKTYADGKLDKTAGGTVAGVVTLDNDLKVKGGTNYVTIKGHATSANYNLVLPSTAGTAGYVLSTDGSGNTSWITAAGGGAPTGAAGGDLSGTYPNPTITALDAAKVGGGAVSNTEFSYLDGVTSSIQTQLTAKEPAITAAATTTYLRGDKTFVTLNSTVVPEGTNLYFTNARALGLVLAGFDNTLTGQVAATDTMLQAFGRVQNQINSLSSGGTNYLIKNGPDTISGAITLTSVISATSTGDLLVNSVPLTSTSAVNKTYADGKLDKTAGGTVAGVVTLDNDLKVKGGTNYVTIKGHATSANYNFVLPSTAGTAGYVLSTDGSGNTSWVTVGGGGAPSGAAGGDLSGTYPNPTITALDAAKVGGGAVSNTEFSYLDGVTSSIQTQLTAKEPAITAAATTTYLRGDKTFVTLNTTVVPEGTNLYFTNARALGLVLAGFDNTLTGQVAATDTMLEAFGRVQNQINSLSSGGSNYLIKNAPDTLSGAISLTNVITATGAGDIVVNSVPLTMTSAVNKTYADGKLDKTAGGTVAGVVTLDNDLKVKGGTNYVTIKGHATSANYNLVLPSTAGTAGYVLSTDGSGNTSWITAAGGGAPTGAAGGDLSGTYPNPTITALDAAKVGGGAVSNTEFSYLDGVTSSIQTQLNAKLSAETDPSVTAFAKAALPNCSAGQVLKGDGTSLTCVTDNAGAGAYTGGNNFVVVTDGSGALSDSTITTTKLGYLSGVSSDIQTQLNAKQATISKTTTQDVSKIRIYGANATNYVELTAATLTGNRSLIFPDSDGTNGQVLSTNGSGTLSWSTVGGGPTGAAGGDLSGTYPNPTITALDAAKVGGGAVSNTEFSYLDGVTSSIQTQLTAKEPAITAAATTTYLRGDKTFVTLNTTVVPEGTNLYFTNARALGLVLTGFDNTLTGQVAATDTMLQAFGRVQNQINSLSSGGSNYLIKNGPDTLSGAITLTNVITASGAGDIIVNSVPLTMTSAVNKTYADGKLDKAAGGTVAGVVTLDNDLKIKGGSNYVTIKGHATSAAYNLVLPSSAGTAGYVLSTDGSGNTSWITAAGGGAPTGAAGGDLSGTYPNPTITALDAAKVGGGAVSNAEFSYLDGVTSSIQTQLAAKQATISKTTTQDVSKIRIYGANATNYVELSAATLTGNRSLIFPDSDGTTGQALTTNGSGVLSWTTVSGGGAPTGAAGGDLSGTYPNPTITALDAAKVGGGAVSNTEYSYLDGVTSSIQTQLTGKEPAITAGTTAQYLRGDKSLATFATDVRATTLTGLSSTAGTIAAGDTVLAAFGKMLNTQSDYVSKSGSTTVTGSFNIVGITAFLNIPTPTGATLNEAANVDYVKTYVDAYGQWTKSGSDAYRSTGNVSIGSTPVTNTKLNVEGQIRSKSFSGTTGAIDWANGNSGTTSYSCAANLTFANLRDGGSYILAVTSTATTQCSFSTTTTGDDAGTVSYRFIPANAVRTASTHTIYSLQRIGSVVYVSWITGF
- a CDS encoding PilZ domain-containing protein; this translates as MSDPRLQRKFLRAPLKSTALYVDGEHVFKARTLNLSEGGLLLSELPHIPEINSLPIAVNLIQYPRFQGMSLDDVKQLSTDDFARTIIKTKVRMVRSFENQSNVDKVFINFIGCEFYNPDPEFKLAVFSYVETFAKNTVYLLSLFESLGNRTEQLELLRSVAHLLGYDRRMKVPLLRAKVLHDYQSLGSL
- a CDS encoding RsmD family RNA methyltransferase codes for the protein MSIKILGGFARGQILDVPKGDLIRPTSIMLRRRIYDFYQDLGDVTFVDLCAGSGAMAFEAWSRGAKRVFINEVNRHVLKILEENRENLLVRNHHKKTGEIHCSYFPAEKWIKTFRAEYEKFSEAEKGETVIFLDPPYSEKHIYLDIVKFLKEESWYFGQLWIESDPKKGLSQAQISELGLTPAKVYEQGDNFIYVTNFPQQT
- a CDS encoding pyridoxal phosphate-dependent aminotransferase; translation: MELSSRVKGMAESVTLKLNSKAVELSEAGVQVYNLTAGQLPFRPPQGFLDAIRDELDFLKSYQYSPVAGFVDLRKKIVHHIEETRGINFSAAELDGEAFDCVISNGAKHSISNILGAIVDPGDEVIIIAPYWISYPEMIKFCRGVPVIVQSSIFDVFTPPLQEIRKAISEKTKAIIINSPNNPAGVHYSNEWMSDFADLLLEYPHVAVISDEIYFEVCYYDPKPTYFYQKKPELLKRTIIVDGISKAFASTGLRIGYCVGPKNICKGIENLQGQLTSSANSLVQRAMMSYNFANSSQFLIPVKDHLRDNATIIREKLKDNNLMKCWYQPTSAFYFMIDFTQTPVFKKYQIDKNDKTDYAVKICEDMLNSLGVVIVPGTDFGMMNSARISLVLHKEVFSEAITKIVHFLNH
- a CDS encoding PhoH family protein; the protein is MKKTYVLDTNVLLFDPAAFRKFGKNTVFIPLIVIEEIDRFKKDQNENGRNARNFSRFIDDLRSQGALSNGVTLESGGTLIVSVDLYVNDKSLPIDVTLNDNLILSSALALKLKGEDVLLVTKDINLRLKADILGVPADDYGQMDVTFEELYSGQRTFEISGERLKEYEANRFLALDEDESLGVFPNEYFVLQEFHNPRRRLLGRFHAGKKGIVPLISLREGIWGIYPKNVEQQFALDSLLNDEIALVSLVGKAGTGKTLLAIAAGLEKAIVQGKYSRLLVSRPIQPMGRDLGYLPGDVNEKLAPWMQPIFDNMDFLFNQNRKQAGTSYEELINQGMLHVEPLTYIRGRSIPGQYLIVDEAQNLSPHEVKTIVTRAGEGTKIVLTGDPQQIDSPYLDETNNGLAYVVERLKTEDIIAHTTLRVGERSPLSEVASKLL